One Archangium violaceum genomic window, CAGGAAACCTCTCCGGGCACCCTGGCGGTCGAGTCGAAGATGACCTCGAAAGTCATGCCCGGGCGATCGTGCGAAGATACCCAGAACCTCGAGACCCCCTCCCGACCGATGGTGACCGAGCTCCACTTCGACTGCGGAACCCTGGTGGCGCCCACGCTGCCGGAAGATGACGCCCTGCGCGCCGTCTTCCAGCGGGACACGCGCACCGGGGTGTACCGGGCCGCGGCCCGACACTACCGGGAGGTGGTGCTGCGGTTGCGCGAGCGGGGCCTGCCCTACGAGGACCGGGCGAAGCGCTTCGAACCGCTGGCGGTGGAGCTGACCACCCCCATCGAGCCCTTCCCCCACCAGAAGGCCGCGCTGGAGGCGTGGAACCGCGCGGGTGGAAGGGGGCTGGTGGAGCTCCCCACGGGCGCGGGCAAGACGCTGCTGGCGGTGCTGGCCATTGTCCGGGTGAAGCGGCCCACCCTGGTGGTCGTCCCCACGTTGGATTTGATGACGCAGTGGCAGGGGGTGCTGTCGCGCCACCTCGGCGTGCCGGTGGGGATGCTGGGGGGCGGGGTGAGTGACCGGCAGCCGCTGACGGTGACGACGTACGACTCGGCGGCGATGCAGACGGAGTTCCACGGCAACCGCTTCGGCTTCCTCATCTGCGACGAGTGCCACCACCTGCCCGCGCCCAGCTACCGCTTCATCGCCGAGGGCTCGCTGGCACCGTACCGGCTGGGCCTCACCGCCACGCTGGAGCGCACGGACGGGGGCGAGCGCGTGTGCGAGGAGCTGCTGGGGCCGCTGGTGCACCGCACGGACATCCGCGAGCTCCAGGGTCGCTACCTGGCCCCGTACGAGGTGCGCCACATCGAGGTGCCGCTCACCCCCGAGGAGCAGGCGCGGCACGACGAGGCGCGGACGCGCTACCTGACCTTCATCCGCCAGAAGGGCATCCGCTTCGACGTGCCGGAGGGCTGGGCGCGCTTCCTCGCGGAGAGCCAGCGCACGGAGGAGGGACGCGCGGCCTACCGGGGCTACCGGGAGCAGCGCCGCATCGCCCTCACCTCGAGCGCGAAGCTGGACGTGCT contains:
- a CDS encoding DEAD/DEAH box helicase; this translates as MVTELHFDCGTLVAPTLPEDDALRAVFQRDTRTGVYRAAARHYREVVLRLRERGLPYEDRAKRFEPLAVELTTPIEPFPHQKAALEAWNRAGGRGLVELPTGAGKTLLAVLAIVRVKRPTLVVVPTLDLMTQWQGVLSRHLGVPVGMLGGGVSDRQPLTVTTYDSAAMQTEFHGNRFGFLICDECHHLPAPSYRFIAEGSLAPYRLGLTATLERTDGGERVCEELLGPLVHRTDIRELQGRYLAPYEVRHIEVPLTPEEQARHDEARTRYLTFIRQKGIRFDVPEGWARFLAESQRTEEGRAAYRGYREQRRIALTSSAKLDVLWRILLEHREDRVIVFTDDNETVYTLARRLLLPALTHHTPVPERKALLAAFASGELPVLLTSRVLNEGVDVPEARVGVVLSGSGSVREHVQRLGRILRQRPGKRALLYEVCSAQTAEASISERRRQHRAYQEEESEAC